A window of Schistocerca cancellata isolate TAMUIC-IGC-003103 chromosome 1, iqSchCanc2.1, whole genome shotgun sequence genomic DNA:
TCCATAAATTCTCACTGTAGCTCAGGCCGAAGATGACGCAAACCTTTGATGATATTTCTTTGTGGCCAGGTTTTTTTTATGATTTCTGTTTTAGCTTTTGAGTTCTGATGCATTATTCTAATAAAGATCCATTGTCCTTACGAAAAGAGAAATCAATTTGTGATGCATTTCAGGAAACTTTGCAGTTATGCAGAAATTAGCTTTTGCATCATTCCTTAACTTGTCACCCATGAACACTGCAAAATATTACTTCAAACTCCTTTATTTTACTGAACTAGTCAGCTGAATGAGAAGTGAGCCCACCTGTAGATGTTACAAGGACCCAGCTATTAGCAACGATGTAATTTGAATCCAGATGAAGTTTTTCTGGTGCTGAACCCAAGGAACTGTCGATGTGCTTGCATTTAAAAGCTACATAACCTGCACAACATTTCAGTCCATCTTGGGATTTGCAATGATCATTGATTGGTGGTTCATCATTAGGAAACTGCAACAGATCTAGTTCTTGTAGCCTGAAATTAGTATAATCCATATCAGCTGTCATATTTCTAGTTAAGTTAATAGACAACAAGGTATGGTTATCTTTATGAAGCCCTGTTCAGCTTCTTCTGTTGGAGAAACATCTGACAGTACCTCATTGGCACCACCTATAACAGATGTATTTAATGGcaagggaaggaggaggaggaggagattagtgtttaacatcccgtcgacaacgaggtcattagagacggagcgcaagctcgggtgagggaaggatggggaatgaaatcggccgtgccctttcaaaggaaccatcccggcatttgcctgaagcgatttagggaaatcacggaaaacctaaatcaggatggccggagacgggattgaaccgtcgtcctcccgaatgcaagtccagtgtgctaaccactgcgccacctcgctcggtttaatggCAAGGGGATGTTGTCAGTATTTACAGCTAATATTAGAAGCTGCATTCTATTTCTCATTTCGAAAGGTGTTAGGCTGTTGTAAAATGTGCACAGGCAatggatttcagaaaaaaaaaaaaaaaaaaaaaaaaccaaagaatcTTAGTTAAGCCTGAATGTCAAGATTTACAAGGCTCCCATATTCCAAATGTAGAGTTTACCAACATCATTAAACTCTTCTGGATGGCAGCAGGCATTGCTATTTCTTCACAATGCATGTTAGAACAAACCTCAAGGAAGCGTTTTAGTGTGTTGTATCTAATCTTTCGTAAGGGCACCACTGTTTTTAGAATTCCAAGTCTGCACTTGAATTGCTTCGTCCATTTCTGATGTGTTAATCGGCAAGGAAAAGGATAGTTCTTTTTCCACAAGTAGGTACAAGTTTCAGTTaagaaagcgatattgttcgggccCCCCTTAACTCGCTGTTTATTTTTAACAAGATCAAATCTGACCTGATGTGAAATACAGAGACAAAATGCTATTTACATGATCTCtaatttgttgttttattggagAAGCAGCACATCTATTTACTTCTGCCACACACTTTGAACACTTGGGTTCAGAAtcttattatttcttttcaaaGTGTGGTTTTCCTTCCTCAGCAGTTGTATTTCAAATTTTAATCTGTCACTTTCCTCAAATCCTTGCATTATATTTATTAGTTCTTTAAGAGCATGACACCCATTTGTGATGTAGTTCTCTGTCTTTTGGAAATCGATGATAAACAATGTCCGCAGTTTTCTGTGAAGCATTTTTGCATTCAGCAAGAGGACAATGATTTCTACTTTGCTCATACTACTACAAAACAGGTAGCAACAACATCAGCTGAAACTTGACTGAATTCTATTtatttcaagagagagagagagagagagagagagagagagagagagagagagagagagagtgagagagctgGAAATTTGCTTGCATTAACATAGTAACAACTTGCTAGTAGTGTTCTCACTTTCCCCTTCAAGCTTCCCGTATTCCTAATGACGTCATACCATTTCGCCAGCAGTCTGCGTGAGACaccaatatgccccccccccccccccccccaaacacattgTTATTCTCGAAATCGCATTTCATTTGTTTCGTTGTTTGACCACTTGTAGCGCTAGTTGCAGCActcaaatatttttggtttaaataACAAAACACTGCACCAGTAAAATATTTTTACTTGTTTAGCAAAGtgcatttcgagaatttattctcgttgtcaagtgcaaatatttacataagtattttttgtgatgtttcacaCACAAACCATGTGTATGCATGTGTCAATGAAACTGGAACTGTTGGAACAGTTTACATCACTGTTCAGGAAATCTCGGCTTCTGTTCAATGTCCTGATTGGCCCTTAgcgattatttctttttttgttgtacTATCAGAATGTCCTGTCTGTGCATTTTTAATGTACTatagatttaaataaaaaaatgacaaacacaaatagaAACATCATCTAGGTTGCAGGTTATGAGTAACAATGGCAactcacaaagaaataaaaattacaatcagGATTCTGTCCAATTCTCAAACTTTTGGTTGTCCCACAACATAGTGATGTCTAGTGGTACTGTTTGCAAGACATGTCCTTCACCGTATGGTAACATATTCTCGCAATTAAGTTAGCCACTTTATTATGATATTCTTAATTTGATTCTTGATTAATTTTCTGATTGTTTCACCTGAATATTGCCATCTTGTTTCCGACTGATCAGAATCTGATAACTTTTTTACCTGTTATTCTAACACGTGAACAGGGATGGAATTGCTTGTTTCAATCTACTTGATAAATTATTAGCACCACTCGTGCAAATAGAATATTGTAATGGGTTCAGTCAAGTAATATTTTTTGGAAGCCAGTTTTGTCTTtgtctgttacctttatttaaaaaaatctgcataaatatttatatatacatacatagcgGCATTGTATGATAATTCATATTGTCAATTTGTTCAAACCCAATAGCAGCTTGTGCTGTGGTAGAAATTAATGGCATTTCCTCCAGTGCATGacgaaattgtcaaattttaatcaAAGCCATAGCTTATTGTCATGGCTAGTTAGTAGTTTCTTGCCTATGCCATGTGCACTCACGCCGTGCGACTCAAATGTCACGTAATTCTTGGGAAAAGCTCGATACAGTATCGAGCGCCACAGCATATTGGGTAATCCTGAGCCCATTTGAATGGCAGTACTGTTTGCCTGATACTAGTGTGCAGTACCTTAAAACCAGAAAGTGATGCCTAGATTGCAAGGGCTGTAGATCAGAACATATGCAATCATCACACAAAATATTTACGTATGGGAATAAATTCACGAAAAGCATCATTTTTAAGTGTGAATGAATACATAACTGatgcaatatttcattatttaaataatgaatgacacagttgcaagCTTTCCAAAGACATCTATTAAGATGAATGAAATTCAGTCAAATGTTTGTACTTTCCTGACAGTTAACCAGTTTCAGTTACATCAGTGGGTAAAAACAGATAAAATTCTGATAACCTTTATTGGATAATAAGCCCCTGACAAGTATTTTCACACCTATTATGTGCATAAAccattaataaactaaaaaaaatgcaAGGGAGGGATCATGcatgtaacttttacagcttaaaaaaaatgatttcccacatttacacattttttgttttgaaatctGTTGAAAAGTTTAAAAGCATGGTTTTACTGTACTTAAAAAATGTGTAGTCTTCATCTATGTAAACTTTAATTAGAGCATCATGTAAACGTTTTAAGTAAACTGGTCAGAAACATTTAAATTTTCGCTAATTTCATTTCCCCTTTACGTAGCATATGTCTACAAACAATATGCACTGAAACTATGTAGCCTTGtctatctgaatgtttattagaacgCCAtgcaaaaatttcaagtaaatatgTCAAGAACTTTTGGAGAATTTTGCTAATAATGTTTCTCTTTGTATATCCGAACGTTTATTAGGGAATGTGTCTGGCAGTAAGTCCATCAATGACTTTTTGATATTTTTAGTAACATCATCAAATTACAACTTGTCTTTGTGGGGCATTTAGGTTACATTACCATAGAAGGCCAGTTCATAAAGGCATCAAATGTTACTACTTTCACTTTGCTTTACAGCTATAATAAAACTACAAAATCAATCAAGTAAAATAATATAATTGTACAAAAGTATACCACAATAAGTTAAAAGTCAATCTGTAACAGGCCATGTAGTAACAATGTTACTTTGCACTTCCTCTCTCTGACTGGAGTTGATGCAGACCTCCAAGCACCATTTTAATCATTGCTTTGGTTTGAGCACTATCTTTCTTCAGTTTGTTGCTTTGTTGACACAGCAATTCCAATCTTCTGTCAATAAATTTTTGAGCTTCATCCAGTGTAAATTCCAAATAATGTCCCAAACCTATATCTATGAACATAGTTTTTGGATCAGATACATTTGCTTGCACATAAAAGTTGCATCCCAAATTCATTTTCGTCTTAAATCCATCCTTAACCATGTCAGCCTCTTTCAGTGTTTGAATAGTGTTCTTAAGCTGAATATATTCAGCTATTTCTGTGGTAACATGATCTTGCCGTGCATGCACTTTCTTCAGGTCTTCTTTAAGAACATCATTTATGAATGCTTCGTATTTTAGCACTTTCTCTGGTAGCTGTAAATCACTttcaaattgcctgaaaataaaaaagttattaataAAATTTTGCATGTTTCATGCTTATTCTTGTAGATACAATTAATGAGATATTGATTTATCAGAAACAGTAAAAAAGTACTGTCCAGATAACCAAGCACTCAAAAGTGCCCATTTTTGGTACAAAAGATGGCATATGTCCCTCGATTAATGATAGGGGGTGCTATatctgccagcctggatgtggatttttaGATTGTTTTCCATGTACACCTAGATAAGTGCCAGCCAGTTTCCAACAGTTCTTGACCTTGAGATTATGCTGGGTATGGACAGAGGGGGTACATGGAGTCTTCCCTGGGAGGATGTTGTCAAGGCCGTGAACTGGATGATGATATGACAATCAAGTGAAGGAAGGCCAACTtgcaagttgttattatattttattgtGGACACACTGTGTGTATGTGACAAATGGGTTACTCTATCTccaacattgttttgttttatggtttttcaCTTATTGTTATGTCAAGAATGTACCAATGAGTATTTGGGGAAAACTGTTGCTGCTAAACTCTATTCATCATAAGAATGATCATGATGTAAAATACACATGGACAGCAATTGGTCAACAGACATAGCACACATTCATGGGTGTTGTTATGCCACTGGACATAGGCTGTGATTACGTGTTAGATATTTATGTTATACTACCACTAATGATCATATAACTAA
This region includes:
- the LOC126175662 gene encoding protein UXT homolog isoform X2 yields the protein MHLKELFCPNTRPAKMQFESDLQLPEKVLKYEAFINDVLKEDLKKVHARQDHVTTEIAEYIQLKNTIQTLKEADMVKDGFKTKMNLGCNFYVQANVSDPKTMFIDIGLGHYLEFTLDEAQKFIDRRLELLCQQSNKLKKDSAQTKAMIKMVLGGLHQLQSERGSAK
- the LOC126175662 gene encoding protein UXT homolog isoform X1 — its product is MALSMPELKLPPYTKEYLPVMVGHGESRQFESDLQLPEKVLKYEAFINDVLKEDLKKVHARQDHVTTEIAEYIQLKNTIQTLKEADMVKDGFKTKMNLGCNFYVQANVSDPKTMFIDIGLGHYLEFTLDEAQKFIDRRLELLCQQSNKLKKDSAQTKAMIKMVLGGLHQLQSERGSAK